In Sorghum bicolor cultivar BTx623 chromosome 10, Sorghum_bicolor_NCBIv3, whole genome shotgun sequence, one genomic interval encodes:
- the LOC8072645 gene encoding GDSL esterase/lipase At5g45910 — MPGDGGATGRATWVCAVLAAFPFLAAAAAGRYHAVFNFGDSLVDAGNLVTEGIPDYLATARPPYGQTYFGYPTGRCSDGRLVVDFIAQEFGLPLLPPSKAKNASFAQGANFAITGATALDTDFFQKRGLGKTVWNSGSLFTQIQWLRDLKPSLCSSAQECKEFFAKCLFIVGEFGGNDYNAPLFAGKDLKEAYKLMPHVIQGISDGVEQLVTEGAKDLIVPGVMPSGCFPVYLTMYTDPKEGHGSRTGCLKRFNTFSWVHNAMLKRALEKLREKHPGVRIIYGDYFTPIIQFILQPKKFGFYKQPPRACCGAPGRGPYNFNLTAKCGEPGASACADPTTHWSWDGIHLTEAAYRQIARGWLHGPFGDQPIVQSS, encoded by the exons ATGCCGGGAGATGGGGGAGCAACTGGAAGGGCGACGTGGGTGTGCGCGGTTCTCGCGGCGTTCCCATTtctagcggcggcggcggcggggaggtACCACGCGGTGTTCAATTTCGGGGACTCGCTGGTCGACGCCGGCAACCTGGTCACGGAGGGCATCCCGGACTACCTCGCCACCGCGCGCCCGCCCTACGGCCAGACCTACTTCGGCTACCCCACCGGCAGATGCTCCGACGGCCGCCTCGTCGTCGATTTCATCG CGCAAGAGTTCGGCCTcccgctgctgccgccgtccaagGCCAAGAACGCCAGCTTCGCGCAGGGCGCCAACTTCGCCATCACCGGCGCCACCGCGCTCGACACCGACTTCTTCCAGAAGCGGGGGCTCGGCAAGACCGTCTGGAACTCCGGCTCCCTCTTCACACAAATCCAGTGGCTGCGTGACCTCAAGCCATCGCTCTGCAGCTCCGCGCAAG AATGCAAGGagttcttcgccaagtgcctgtTTATCGTAGGTGAATTCGGTGGAAATGACTACAACGCCCCGCTGTTCGCCGGCAAGGACCTCAAGGAGGCATACAAACTGATGCCCCATGTGATTCAGGGCATCTCCGATGGAGTTGAA CAATTGGTTACCGAGGGGGCAAAGGATTTGATTGTGCCCGGAGTGATGCCGTCGGGGTGCTTTCCAGTCTACTTGACCATGTACACTGACCCAAAGGAAGGGCATGGCTCGCGCACCGGCTGCCTCAAGCGGTTCAACACATTCTCTTGGGTGCACAATGCGATGCTCAAGCGCGCACTTGAGAAGCTCCGAGAGAAGCACCCTGGTGTGAGGATCATCTATGGTGATTACTTCACGCCAATCATCCAGTTCATACTTCAGCCCAAGAAATTTG GATTCTACAAACAACCACCAAGAGCCTGCTGTGGCGCTCCTGGGAGGGGCCCTTACAACTTCAATCTAACAGCAAAGTGTGGCGAGCCTGGCGCTTCCGCATGTGCTGATCCTACAACGCACTGGAGCTGGGATGGTATTCACTTGACGGAAGCCGCATATCGACAAATTGCCAGAGGTTGGCTTCATGGACCATTCGGAGACCAGCCTATTGTGCAATCGTCTTGA